A DNA window from Peromyscus leucopus breed LL Stock chromosome 3, UCI_PerLeu_2.1, whole genome shotgun sequence contains the following coding sequences:
- the Klrg2 gene encoding LOW QUALITY PROTEIN: killer cell lectin-like receptor subfamily G member 2 (The sequence of the model RefSeq protein was modified relative to this genomic sequence to represent the inferred CDS: inserted 1 base in 1 codon), giving the protein MEWTREASGGGQAEAGSPEESLASPETEQPQVPVEAPQAGVPDGNPRPERTGREAADVELQVLSEEKPQPPALSGSPRLPPLSLGYGAFRRLGSCSRELPSPSPTWAEQPQDGEVEPQPWAATGEPTPGSWAPVELQVDVRVKPVGAAGGSRAPSPAPSTRFLTVPVPESPAFARRSAPTLPRLPRAPSPGSTWGRGSPLAAPPTERIXPTEGSAVSPGSPTCRCRCRCQEPGLTKEDAALLQRAGMDSKKLPRAITLIGLPLYMKSLRWALVVMAVFLAVCTVVIVALASRGGARCQPCPQGWLWSQEHCYYLSEEAQDWAGSQAFCSAHHATLPLLSHTQDFLRKYQITKGFWVGAQRGPEGWHWTDGVPLPPQLLPKDSEDHPDFSCGGLEEGRIAALDCSSPRPWVCAKGAK; this is encoded by the exons ATGGAGTGGACCCGGGAAGCTTCTGGGGGAGGCCAGGCCGAAGCCGGGTCCCCAGAGGAGTCCTTGGCAAGCCCGGAAACGGAGCAGCCGCAGGTCCCCGTGGAGGCGCCGCAAGCCGGGGTTCCCGACGGCAACCCGAGGCCGGAGCGGACCGGGAGGGAGGCGGCGGACGTGGAGCTGCAGGTCCTCTCGGAGGAGAAGCCGCAGCCTCCGGCTCTGTCCGGGTCCCCGCGCTTGCCGCCgctcagcctgggctatggcGCTTTCCGCCGCCTGGGCTCCTGCAGCCGCGAGCTGCCGTCGCCGAGCCCCACGTGGGCCGAGCAGCCCCAGGACGGCGAGGTCGAGCCGCAGCCCTGGGCGGCGACCGGAGAGCCCACGCCCGGGTCCTGGGCGCCCGTGGAGCTGCAGGTAGACGTGCGCGTTAAACCCGTGGGCGCGGCGGGAGGCAGCCGCGCGCCCTCGCCCGCGCCGTCCACGCGCTTCCTCACCGTGCCGGTGCCAGAATCGCCCGCCTTCGCCCGCCGCTCGGCGCCCACGCTCCCGCGGCTGCCACGCGCCCCGTCGCCGGGCTCCACGTGGGGCCGTGGATCGCCGCTTGCCGCGCCCCCGACCGAGCGGA GGCCCACCGAGGGCAGCGCGGTCTCCCCGGGCTCGCCCACCTGCCGCTGTCGCTGCCGCTGCCAGGAGCCGGGGCTGACCAAAGAAGACGCCGCGCTGCTGCAGCGCGCAGGCATGGACAGCAAGAAACTGCCGCGGGCCATCACGCTCATAG GGCTGCCCCTGTACATGAAGTCCCTGCGCTGGGCTCTGGTGGTCATGGCTGTGTTCCTGGCTGTCTGCACTGTAGTCATCGTGGCACTGGCCTCCAGAGGCG GAGCCAGGTGCCAgccatgccctcagggctggttGTGGTCTCAAGAACATTGTTACTACCTCTCTGAAGAAGCCCAAGACTGGGCGGGCAGCCAGGCATTCTGCTCAGCCCACCATGCCACACTGCCcctgctgagccacacccag GACTTCCTAAGAAAATACCAGATCACCAAAGGCTTCTGGGTGGGGGCCCAACGGGGCCCTGAAGGCTGGCACTGGACTGATGGGGTCCCTTTGCCACCCCAACT gctcccAAAGGACAGTGAGGACCACCCAGACTTCAGCTGCGGGGGTTTGGAAGAAGGCCGGATCGCGGCTCTGGACTGTAGCTCTCCCAGACCCTGGGTCTGTGCCAAGGGGGCCAAGTGA